TTAAAATAATTTGCCTGTctccatttaaaaaattccaatacATTTTCTAAAGCCCTGATTGGTCAGAATTTTAGGTCGGGTGAAGATGACCCCCTATCAATACCTGTCAGACCCTGTAAGGAGAAGAGGGTGCTTTTAATCAGACTTATTGACAATCCTTTTCCGACAGGAAGCTGCAACGGAAGACCTattcgttgctttgcaacgagctcgtctctagtgtTAATGTAATCTTTGGTAATTTTTGATATCTTATCATAATAACTTACGCCGCgttcgccccaacggtcgcaccatTAAACATGCCAAATaataatataagaaaaatttacattttgatatttttataaacaaagatGAGGACTATAAATAACACGATACCCAGATATGATGTATGCATTTGTCTGAACACGCTCTCATACGAAATgagaaaaatgaattattcggctccgatttaaaaaaaaacatattttgtaatagtAACCCTCATATTTTAACAACATATTCTGAAAGTCTGTTTGAATGAAATCTGAGTACTATTATGCGAGCTATTAAAGTTACTAAAACCTAGAAGATCTTTAAAACTGTACAATTGTGAATTACCTCCATCTTGTGGTTGGAAATTTTGAACAAACGCAGCATCCATCCCAATGCCTTCCTCTCCCCAATTTCCGCAAAACGATTCCTTGACTTTTCCGATGATTTTGTAGTCCGTGCACCCGGGAAGTAACGGATGGACTATCTCATCTCCACATTCACCTGTGACTAAATTTGACAATAACTCATTAAAGTTGTATAAATCAGTCCAATTTCTAGCTGCAACATGAGCAGCTGTGAGAAAACCAGTGACTGGCGATACAGAGCCCTTTAACTTTGCCAAAAATCCAGCTGAACCAATTCCAAATGAAGGTAACCCAATGCAACAACCAGGATTAGGATAAAAAATTTGTCGGCAGTCAAAGCATGTTCCAAACATGACGATGTCTTCCCTAACATGACAATGCCAACCATCAATAGTCTTTGGTAGCGGGTCCTCGCCGTATGGTATCAAATCTTTGTCTAAGCTATATATAACTATACATGGTTGCATCTTACCTTTGAAATACACGCTACCTGCATCAAGTCCTACAATACTTGAATATTTTGCATACAGTTTCTCTGaatgtttgtttattatttcaCCTAGTTTTGTTCTAACTCGtcttttatcaaaaaatgaGCTGTAGTCCACATGATCTTTTTCAGCTTCGAATATTTCTTTAGATTTTTCGGCTACATTAACAAACTCAAAACATGTTCTTTTCGGAATTTGGCTATTCTGCTTGAAAAAATTCATTGCGACTGTGTCGTCATGACCAAGATATACTTTCATAACTGGGTTATTATCCTTCTGACCAGCGATGTATTTCAAAACTGAAGGGTAGCTCTCAAGTCCTCGTAAACACTGCAGATCTTCTCTTTTTTCCCATGTTTTCACAGCTATTAAGACGAGAATGATAAGCATAACATATAGCAATTACAGGTTTTAATTTGTAACgtaatacatgcataaatagTTATTGTCTGCAACTTCTCCACCAAAAACGATATTACttcaaaaaaaacttttcattcatttgtaTGTATAAGACAATTTGAGATACCAATATGAATGAAAAACATCATTTTCGAACACAGTgaacgttttaaaattttcagattgtATGATAGTTGATCAAAAATGCAATTACAATACCACAGTACAATGCTTTCCGTTGGTGTTTAACCTAAAATAGGCTGTTCTCATGTTAAGTTTGGAACTGAGACTAATAGAATTATTCATtgttacgagtgtgggatagagAAATTCACAGTCAAGGACGAGGCATACTtaagtcctagaccgtgaatcttggccccgaggtggaatttcactattcCACACGAGtgtataatgaatgattatttttctcgcattatattacaatgtacctttaaaaatgatgtttgacaactttatgttatgattttaaaaaaattactttcgGTTGATCCCTCCCCGTGCTTCaaatacttataaaagttaaaatgacagcatacgacagttttttaattaaaaatatgataaatggTAATTAGATAagcaaaacaattatttaattgataattgCAATCCCgtattttgcatttccctacagcagacaacgtttgtttacgttttaaaacggcgttgtaatacacagtgtaagacagacaaatctcacactgctgtctcacagcggacaaaccgatcttacaccggtgataatgcgagaaatgTACTTAGCTGTTTTAAAATTAAGCCATATCTAATGATAATCATAAGATTTGACAGTTTTGTAAAACAGTTGTACGACTTTATGACAAAGTTCGGTCTTCAGACATTTATAATCATAAAATAGTTTTGTAATACGGCTTCTTGGTTTggatattaaattttaaattacatattctaaatGTGGAATGGACCTTTGGTTGATTCTCAGAAAGTAGGGGTTGGGGTTAAAAAATCTGTGGCCTGATAATTAAGCTGTAATTATTTAGCATAGGTTTTATTTGTAAGGTTCCTTTGAGAAGGCTATCTATCAATATACTTTCAGAGATGTGCATGTTTTTGAgattcagtttaaaaaatttgtttttaaattgaattttaaaaggttgaatttcttttcattatGAGAACATTACAGCTTTGATGAATTAACATTAGAAAAAATACACAAGATTAATATTCGTCTGTTTTTTATCACATAGAGACAGTTATTACTTTTCAGCATTTTTTCGCGAATTACATCTGgaattaaaacttaattgtTTTCACCTCTTTTAAAATAGTACACTTGATTACTATATTTAAAACACACTATAAATACTAAAAGCCTGAAATGCTAGCCATACTAATATTTCAACAACACATTCTAAATtcattttcctttttgtttttggaaaaaaagaaaaaaaaaggtacgcctagttttgttttttcattataCTTACCCTTAATCTGATCGTTAAGTTTTAATTCACTTATAGCTGTATTAAGTTTCAATGATACATTCTTCAAATCATCATCAGTGGCTGCAATCGCAGATAAAACGTCCTCCAAAatctcatttttctttctagaaatGTCCCTTGCGACATTTTCCCGTATTTCCTCAGAATTAACATTCATATTCCTACTTTCTGACCATGACAAATTGGATATGAATTTATGAATCAATACTCTGTGTATCCTTAGTTCCAACTCTAGAAGATTTATCATTTTGATCTGCGATTCAAAATGCTTGGATACTTCAGAATAAATTGTTGATCCTAGTACTTCTAATGTTCTTTCTAAAGTACtcaatattatttctttattttctccTAATGTTGAAACTTCGGGGAAGAcaaaaaaatcacttaaaacAAATACCTTTTGACTAGGTGTTAATATATTTTCTTCTGTCAAAACTCTGTCCATGTCTT
The window above is part of the Magallana gigas chromosome 10, xbMagGiga1.1, whole genome shotgun sequence genome. Proteins encoded here:
- the LOC117686606 gene encoding uncharacterized protein, with translation MFEVKSLSRKVILNNTFETTTDSHEPGKVYVAEVTVTCERKQLIVKPKDSDDWERFLQDNHENQVRVILIHSKSLRVIEAKLRVYREYKSVIDSGKIFLHHVYDDFEEISKLSAHSKMTWLCTVVQTLRNNLDCLNAILEKDMDRVLTEENILTPSQKVFVLSDFFVFPEVSTLGENKEIILSTLERTLEVLGSTIYSEVSKHFESQIKMINLLELELRIHRVLIHKFISNLSWSESRNMNVNSEEIRENVARDISRKKNEILEDVLSAIAATDDDLKNVSLKLNTAISELKLNDQIKAVKTWEKREDLQCLRGLESYPSVLKYIAGQKDNNPVMKVYLGHDDTVAMNFFKQNSQIPKRTCFEFVNVAEKSKEIFEAEKDHVDYSSFFDKRRVRTKLGEIINKHSEKLYAKYSSIVGLDAGSVYFKGKMQPCIVIYSLDKDLIPYGEDPLPKTIDGWHCHVREDIVMFGTCFDCRQIFYPNPGCCIGLPSFGIGSAGFLAKLKGSVSPVTGFLTAAHVAARNWTDLYNFNELLSNLVTGECGDEIVHPLLPGCTDYKIIGKVKESFCGNWGEEGIGMDAAFVQNFQPQDGEYSELQIADENILRFNVSKVMKRGGSTGETEGLLTGNTLSVCVDKDFSSGGFYYFARCFSIESIDRPFFEKGDSGSGVFLMENGKPTKPLGIAFAKLLINHNTAVCRIDKITEAFGLSVCQNEEPMEI